Part of the Tumebacillus sp. BK434 genome is shown below.
CGGAGTGGAACGAACGCTTCGCAAGCTACGAACAAGCCTACCCGGAACTGGCGCAACAGCTCACGCAGGCGATGAAACACGAACTGCCTGCAGGCTGGGATCAGCACATCCCGGTCTACCAGCCGGACGCACCGCAACTGGCGACGCGCGAAGCATCGGGCGCTGCGCTCAACGCGATCGCGAAGAGCCTCCCGTCCCTCTTCGGCGGCTCGGCCGACCTGGCGGGCTCGAACAACACGACGCTGAAAGACTACCCGGTCTTCGATCAGAACAACTACGCCGGCCGCAACATCTGGTTTGGCGTGCGCGAGTTCGCAATGGCAGCGGCGATGAACGGCATGTCCGTGCATGGCGGCGTGCGTCCGTACGGCGGCACCTTCTTCGTGTTCTCCGACTACCTGCGCCCGGCCGTACGCCTCTCCGCGCTGATGAAGCAGCCGGTGATCTACGTCCTGACCCACGACTCGATCGCGGTCGGCGAAGACGGCCCGACCCACGAGCCGGTCGAGCATCTCGCCGCGATGCGCGTCATCCCGGGCCTCGTCACGCTCCGCCCGGCCGATGCCAACGAAACGATGGAAGCGTACCGCTTTGCCCTGTCGCAAACGGATGCGCCGGTCGCGATGGTGCTGACCCGCCAGAAGCTGCCCATCCTCCAAGGCACCGCAGAAAAAGCGCGTGAGAGCCTGAGCAAAGGCGCGTACGTCCTCTCCGACGCTGCCAACGGCCAGCCTCAGGTGATCCTGATCGCCACCGGCTCCGAAGTGGCGCTGGCGGTCAAGGCGCAGCAAGCGCTCGCCGAAAAGGGCATCGCAGTGCGCGTCGTCTCCATGCCGAGCATGGAGTTGTTCAACAAGCAGTCCAAAGACTACAAAGACTCCGTGCTTCCGCCGTCCGTCAAAGCGCGCGTCGGCATCGAAATGGGCACCACCTTCGGCTGGGAGCGCTATGTCGGCGACAACGGCGTGGTGATCGGCATCGAAACGTTTGGGGCTTCGGCACCGGGCGACCGGGTGATCGCCGAGTATGGCTTTACCGTCGAAAACGTGATCGATCACGTCAACAAAGTTTTGTAAACAACTGCCAATATTCTGCCAACAGAACCACGAACAGAACAGGCACCCCAACCGCCGTCACGCCAGTCGTGACGGCGGTTTTTCCACTTGTGATCTTCTTCACAAATCGTTCACTCTTGGTGTGCGAAATGTCATACCTGACCCCAGGTAAAAGGTGTATGATGAGATTGTAAATAAAGGAGGCGTAAGCAATATGAAAAAAATTGCATTGATTGCTGCGACGGCTGTCGCATTCGGCATGATCATGACCGGCTGCGGTTCCGATGAGAAGGCAGCAGACAACACGAACAACTCCACTGAACAAAACAACTCTGGTTCCACCGATACCAATAAGAACACCGAAACGGCAACCGGCAACGAGCAAGTGGTCAACGTGACCGCATCCAACTGGAAATGGGAACTCGACAAGACCGAAGTCAAAGTCGGCCAACCGGTAAAACTCGTCGTCACCGGCAAAGAAGGTCTGCACGGCCTGACCGTCATGGGCGCAGATGCGAAGATCAAGAACATCCCGCCGGGCAAGACGGAGACCGTCACCTTCACCCCGGAAAAAGCGGGCGAGCTGAAACTGGTCTGCACCGTGTCCTGCGGTACCGGCCACAGCACCATGTCGACCGCCATTAAAGTTGTAGACTAACAGAACCCCTACGATCACAGCATACGATCACATACCTAACAACCCATGCGCTTGCAAACGCATGGGTTGTTTGCTTTTTGACAATTTGGCGAACGCCTTGTAACTTAGACATGCACTTCCACGTCTTTCCATATAGTGATGG
Proteins encoded:
- the tkt gene encoding transketolase, which produces MTANIEQLAINAIRTLSIDMIEKAKSGHPGLPMGAAPMTYELWTKHLRHNPANPAWIDRDRFILSAGHGSALLYSMLHLTGYGLEIEELKNFRQWGSKTPGHPEFGHTAGVEATTGPLGQGIAMSVGMAMAEAHLAATYNREGHEIIDHFTYALCGDGDLMEGVASEAISMAGHLGLGKLVVLYDSNDISLDGQLSMAFTENVKMRFESMGWQYLRVEDGTDIAAIGQAIREAQADKQHPTLIEIRTIIGHGSPNRAGTNKVHGAPLGEEEARLTKEVYGWPHEPFHVPSEVSEHFRSVQAAGSQKEAEWNERFASYEQAYPELAQQLTQAMKHELPAGWDQHIPVYQPDAPQLATREASGAALNAIAKSLPSLFGGSADLAGSNNTTLKDYPVFDQNNYAGRNIWFGVREFAMAAAMNGMSVHGGVRPYGGTFFVFSDYLRPAVRLSALMKQPVIYVLTHDSIAVGEDGPTHEPVEHLAAMRVIPGLVTLRPADANETMEAYRFALSQTDAPVAMVLTRQKLPILQGTAEKARESLSKGAYVLSDAANGQPQVILIATGSEVALAVKAQQALAEKGIAVRVVSMPSMELFNKQSKDYKDSVLPPSVKARVGIEMGTTFGWERYVGDNGVVIGIETFGASAPGDRVIAEYGFTVENVIDHVNKVL
- a CDS encoding cupredoxin domain-containing protein — its product is MKKIALIAATAVAFGMIMTGCGSDEKAADNTNNSTEQNNSGSTDTNKNTETATGNEQVVNVTASNWKWELDKTEVKVGQPVKLVVTGKEGLHGLTVMGADAKIKNIPPGKTETVTFTPEKAGELKLVCTVSCGTGHSTMSTAIKVVD